One genomic segment of Esox lucius isolate fEsoLuc1 chromosome 15, fEsoLuc1.pri, whole genome shotgun sequence includes these proteins:
- the ccr6b gene encoding C-C chemokine receptor type 6: protein MSMEYDEYEGDYNSTENVTYDEDDKEYICNGNPNRALEVIIQTYVHSFICAFGLCGNTLVIITYAFYKKSKTMTDICLMNVAVADLLFLVAMPLIIYNEQHDWAMGTVVCKALRGAYSVNLYSGMLLLACISGDRYISIVLARRSFGLRSRTLIYSRLICMAIWAVALALSVPTFIYTERVEENKLEGERVTVCQARFTLIETARLMKVLVPSLQMAVGFFLPLLIMVLCYSMIAGTLLRTHNTQRNKAVRVVLAVVVVFILCHLPYNVALLYHTVVLFKERECDKERLILTTLTTTRSLAYLHCCLNPVLYAFVGVKFRNHFRKILEDLWCLGRKYIYPSGRSSRMTSDTYFPTLKSASGSNNDNGSSFTM, encoded by the exons ATGAGCATGGAATATGATGAATACGAAGGAGActacaattcaactgaaaatgtcACCTACGATGAAGACGACAAAGAATATATCTGCAACGGAAACCCGAACCGTGCCCTGGAGGTGATCATACAAACCTACGTCCATTCTTTCATCTGTGCATTCGGACTGTGCGGCAACACATTAGTGATCATCACGTACGCCTTCTACAAGAAAAGCAAAACCATGACGGACATCTGCCTTATGAACGTGGCGGTGGCAGACTTGCTGTTCCTCGTGGCCATGCCGCTCATCATCTACAATGAGCAGCATGACTGGGCCATGGGCACGGTGGTCTGCAAG GCCCTGCGTGGCGCCTACAGTGTCAACCTCTACAGCGGCATGCTCCTGCTAGCCTGTATCAGCGGGGACCGCTACATCTCCATCGTCCTAGCCAGGCGCTCTTTCGGCCTTCGCTCCCGGACCCTGATCTACAGCCGCCTCATCTGCATGGCCATCTGGGCCGTGGCCCTTGCCCTGTCCGTCCCCACGTTCATCTACACCGAGCGGGTTGAGGAGAACAAGCTGGAGGGCGAGAGAGTGACCGTGTGCCAGGCTCGGTTCACTCTGATTGAGACCGCCCGGCTGATGAAGGTGCTGGTGCCAAGCCTGCAGATGGCCGTTGGGTTCTTCCTACCCCTCCTGATCATGGTTCTGTGCTACTCCATGATCGCAGGGACTCTCCTGAGgactcacaacacacagaggaatAAG GCGGTGCGTGTGGTCCTGGCCGTGGTGGTCGTCTTCATCTTGTGCCACTTGCCTTACAATGTGGCACTGCTGTACCACACGGTGGTGCTGTTCAAGGAAAGGGAGTGTGATAAGGAGAGGTTAATCCTAACCACGCTCACCACCACCAGGAGCCTGGCCTATCTCCACTGCTGCCTGAATCCTGTCCTGTACGCCTTTGTCGGGGTCAAGTTCAGAAACCACTTCAGGAAGATCCTGGAGGACCTGTGGTGTCTGGGCAGGAAGTACATCTACCCCTCCGGACGCTCGTCGCGCATGACCTCCGACACGTATTTTCCTACACTGAAGTCCGCCAGTGGATCAAACAATGACAATGGGTCGTCATTCACCATGTAA